The window GAGGGCGTATATTGAATAATAAGGCTCCGCTTGCCGATGAGGAGATAATCAAGCGGTGTCAGCAAGGGGAGAAGGATGCTTATCGCCTTCTGGTCGAACGGTACAAGAGGATGGCTTATGCGGTAGCCCTGGCTATCCTCGGCTCACCGGATGATGCGCTTGATGCCTCGGAGGAAGCCTTTGTGAAAGCTTATTACGCCCTCTCCTCATTCAAGCCCGGCGAGAGCTTCGGCGCCTGGCTCCACCGGATAGTGGTGAATACCGCCATAAGCGAGCTAAGGAGGAGAAAAAGGCGCAAGAGCGTTTATATCCTCGATCTAAAAGACGAGTTGCGGGCGAAATCGCGAAGTCCAGAAGAGGCGCTTTACTCCTCTGAGGTGAAGGAGAAGCTTGAGGAAGGATTGTCGATGCTCGATGAGAAGAAGCGGGAGATAATCATCCTTAGGGACATCGAGGGCTTTTCCTATCGGGAGATAGCGGAGCTTCTCAAAATACCCTTGGGGACGGTGATGTCCCGGCTCCACGAGGCGAGGAAGGAGCTTAAGAGGGTGATGGAAAAGGTGCTGAGGAGAAGTAAATGAACTGTGATCAGTTCGAGGTACTAATCTCGGGCTACCTCGATGGGGAGCTCTCAAAGGAGGATGAGGAAAGACTCCTCCGCCATCTTGAGGTATGCCCCAAGTGCCGCAATAGCCTCGAGGAGCTAAAAAGACTGAAGGAGGTGGCTTCAAAAATGAAACTGACCGAACCACCAAAGGAGATCTGGGATAGCTATTGGGAACGGATCTCCAACCGTATCACCAGAGGAATAGGCTGGATTCTATTCATCATCGGGGCGGCGCTGATCGCCGGCTACGGGATATATCAGTTCGCCACCGAACCAGCAACGAGCGCTTTTGTAAAGCTGTGCACCTTTGCGATCATCGTTGGCTTCGCCCTTCTTCTGGTCTCCGTTCTCTGGGAACGGATAAAGGAGGCAAAAACCGATAAATACAAGGGGGTATACAAATGATCGTTACCACTACTGATGATATCCCGGGGATGAAGATAGTAAAGGTAATGGGATTGGTCAGAGGAAACACCGTTCGTGCCCGTCATTTGGGCAGGGATATTATGGCTGGACTGCGGAATGTGGTCGGCGGTGAGATCCACGAGTACACCAAGCTACTCGCCGAAGCAAGGGAACAGGCGCTCGACCGGATGAAGGAGGCGGCGGAAAAGCTTGGAGCAAACGCAGTAGTGGGAGCGCGGTTTAGCACCTCGATGGTGATGTCTGCCGCAGCGGAGATGCTCGTCTACGGGACCGCGGTACTGGTTAAGCCGGAATAATGGCTTTAGCCGTAGGAAATGATCTCGTTGAGCTCAGTCGGATAGAGAGGGCTTATCGCAGATTAGGGGAGAAGTTCCTCAAACGGCTCCTAACTGAGAGAGAAATGAGCCTCCTTCCCCAAAAAGGAAAAAGGAGGATAAGCTTCTTGGCGGGAAGATGGGCGGCAAAAGAGGCGATAGCGAAGGCACTGGGGAAGGGTATATCTGGAGGGATTGGGCTGTCGAAGAATGGGATTCCCCTTACCGATATCGAGATCCTAAGGGAGGAAACCGGGGCACCGAAGCCGATGCTTCACCGCCGGGCGAGAAAACGAGCGGAGGAGATGGGGATAAGCGAGGTAAGAATCGCCATCACCCATTCAAGGGAGATCGCCTCCGCGGTTGCCCTTCTTTTTTAACCTTCTTCGGGGAATATCTTTCCCGGATTCAATATTCCTTCGGGATCGAACAGCTTTTTTATCCTCCTCATCACCGAAAGCTCAGAAGGGGAAAGCTGAAGGGTGAGATAGGGCTTCTTGGTGAAGCCAATCCCGTGCTCGCCCGAGATGCTCCCTTTGAGCTCGATAACCTTGTTGAAGGTTCGTTCCACCGCCTGGTGGACCTTTTCCTCCTCCTCTCTATTCCCCCGTTCATACATAAAATTGGTATGGATGTTTCCATCACCCGCATGCCCAAAACAGACGATCAGGATACCGAGCTCCGAGGAGAGCTCCCGGATAAACTTGAGGTAGGTCGGGATCTCACTTCGAGGTACCACTACATCCTCATTTATCTTGCCCGACTTGAGCTGGGCGAGCGCCGGGGAGATGGACCGGCGAACCCGCCACACCTCCTCTTCCTCCTCCGGGGTGGTAGCAGTGAGCACCTCGCGACAGGAATGCTCCTTCGCCACCTTGATCACCTTTTCCGCCTCCTCCTTCACCTGAGCCTCGCTCCCATCCACTTCGATGATAAGTATCGCTCCAATGTCCGGGGAAAGACCCAGTTTATACGCCTCCTCCACTGCCCTTATCGAGGAGGCGTCCATCAGTTCGAGGGCGGAGGGGACGATCTTGTTCTTTATTATCGAAGAAACGGTCCTCCCCGCATCCTCGACATCCTTGTAGATTAGCCTCATCGTCCGACGAGATTCGGGAAGTGGCTTCAACTTCAAGGTGATCCGGGTGATGATCCCCAATGTTCCCTCCGAGCCGACGAAGAGGCGGGTAAGATCATAACCCACCACATCCTTCATTACCCGGGAGCCGGTGTCAATCACCTCGGAAGAGGGAAGAACCACCTCGAGCCCAAGTACATACTCCCGGGTTACCCCGTATTTGAACGCCCGGGGACCACCGGCATTCTCCGCCACATTGCCCCCTAAGGTGCAGTATTCGAGGCTCGCCGGATCAGGGGGATAGAAAAGCCCCCTCTTCTCCACCTCCTCCCGAAACCGACTCGTCACCACCCCTGGTTCCGCCACCGCTATAAGGTTGTCCTCGTCTATCTCGATTATCCTATCCATCCGGGAGAAGACGAGCACCATCCCCCCGGATAAGGGAACCGAGCCACCGGTATAGCCACAACCTGCCCCCCGGGGGATGAGGGGGAATTTCTCCCTTACCGCAAGCCTCACCAGCTCTACCACCTGGGAGGTGTTCTCCGGATAGACCACGACATCGGGAAGAAAACTTCTATTGGTGGCATCGTAGGAATAACAGACGAGGTCCTCCACCTCATCCGTCATCCCCTCTTTCCCTACTATCTTTTTTACCTCCTTTTTCACCCTCTCTTCCATATCATCTCTCCTCTGGTAAGGGGAGGGTAGTTCCCGCTTCTGGTATGATATATCCTCCTTCCCGCCTTATTTCGGCTGGG is drawn from Acidobacteriota bacterium and contains these coding sequences:
- a CDS encoding sigma-70 family RNA polymerase sigma factor gives rise to the protein MNNKAPLADEEIIKRCQQGEKDAYRLLVERYKRMAYAVALAILGSPDDALDASEEAFVKAYYALSSFKPGESFGAWLHRIVVNTAISELRRRKRRKSVYILDLKDELRAKSRSPEEALYSSEVKEKLEEGLSMLDEKKREIIILRDIEGFSYREIAELLKIPLGTVMSRLHEARKELKRVMEKVLRRSK
- a CDS encoding zf-HC2 domain-containing protein; its protein translation is MNCDQFEVLISGYLDGELSKEDEERLLRHLEVCPKCRNSLEELKRLKEVASKMKLTEPPKEIWDSYWERISNRITRGIGWILFIIGAALIAGYGIYQFATEPATSAFVKLCTFAIIVGFALLLVSVLWERIKEAKTDKYKGVYK
- a CDS encoding YbjQ family protein produces the protein MIVTTTDDIPGMKIVKVMGLVRGNTVRARHLGRDIMAGLRNVVGGEIHEYTKLLAEAREQALDRMKEAAEKLGANAVVGARFSTSMVMSAAAEMLVYGTAVLVKPE
- the acpS gene encoding holo-ACP synthase, with translation MALAVGNDLVELSRIERAYRRLGEKFLKRLLTEREMSLLPQKGKRRISFLAGRWAAKEAIAKALGKGISGGIGLSKNGIPLTDIEILREETGAPKPMLHRRARKRAEEMGISEVRIAITHSREIASAVALLF
- a CDS encoding FAD-binding protein, giving the protein MEERVKKEVKKIVGKEGMTDEVEDLVCYSYDATNRSFLPDVVVYPENTSQVVELVRLAVREKFPLIPRGAGCGYTGGSVPLSGGMVLVFSRMDRIIEIDEDNLIAVAEPGVVTSRFREEVEKRGLFYPPDPASLEYCTLGGNVAENAGGPRAFKYGVTREYVLGLEVVLPSSEVIDTGSRVMKDVVGYDLTRLFVGSEGTLGIITRITLKLKPLPESRRTMRLIYKDVEDAGRTVSSIIKNKIVPSALELMDASSIRAVEEAYKLGLSPDIGAILIIEVDGSEAQVKEEAEKVIKVAKEHSCREVLTATTPEEEEEVWRVRRSISPALAQLKSGKINEDVVVPRSEIPTYLKFIRELSSELGILIVCFGHAGDGNIHTNFMYERGNREEEEKVHQAVERTFNKVIELKGSISGEHGIGFTKKPYLTLQLSPSELSVMRRIKKLFDPEGILNPGKIFPEEG